A region from the Variovorax paradoxus genome encodes:
- a CDS encoding amino acid ABC transporter ATP-binding protein: MTAAPPVLRIQALHKRYGSHHVLRGIDLDVLPGDRIAIIGSSGSGKSTLLRCLNFMETPSAGQVVLKGRAVGRPVAGSDTLRYGESELSEVRKQVGMVFQQFNLFPHMTVLQNVMEGLVTVKRLPAAQASERAMAEIAKVGLAEKTSAYPGHLSGGQQQRVAIARALAMEPEVLLFDEPTSSLDPELVGEVLGTIRALADEGRTMLLVTHELGFAYHFANKVVFLADGLLHESGTPDEVLKHPKQERTQRFIERFTAFHF, encoded by the coding sequence ATGACAGCCGCCCCGCCCGTTCTCCGCATCCAGGCCCTGCACAAGCGCTACGGCAGCCACCATGTGCTGCGCGGCATCGACCTCGACGTGCTGCCCGGCGACCGCATCGCCATCATCGGTTCGAGCGGCTCGGGCAAGAGCACGCTGTTGCGCTGCCTCAATTTCATGGAAACGCCCTCTGCCGGACAGGTGGTCCTCAAGGGGCGCGCCGTGGGCCGGCCCGTGGCGGGTTCCGACACCCTGCGCTACGGCGAAAGCGAACTCAGCGAGGTGCGCAAGCAGGTCGGCATGGTGTTCCAGCAGTTCAACCTGTTCCCGCACATGACGGTGCTGCAGAACGTCATGGAGGGTCTGGTGACCGTCAAGCGCCTGCCCGCGGCGCAGGCCAGCGAGCGCGCCATGGCCGAAATCGCCAAGGTGGGCCTGGCGGAAAAGACATCCGCCTACCCGGGCCACCTGTCCGGCGGCCAGCAGCAGCGCGTCGCCATCGCCCGGGCGCTGGCGATGGAACCCGAGGTGCTGCTGTTCGACGAGCCGACCTCCTCGCTCGACCCCGAACTGGTCGGCGAGGTGCTCGGCACCATCCGCGCGCTGGCGGACGAGGGCCGGACCATGCTGCTCGTGACGCACGAGCTCGGCTTTGCCTACCACTTCGCCAACAAGGTGGTGTTCCTCGCCGACGGACTGCTGCACGAAAGCGGCACGCCCGACGAGGTGCTCAAGCACCCGAAGCAGGAGCGCACGCAGCGCTTCATCGAGCGCTTCACCGCCTTCCATTTCTGA
- a CDS encoding FKBP-type peptidyl-prolyl cis-trans isomerase: MKIEKDTVVTLKYKVADAQGKLIEASPEPMAYLHGGYENTLPKIEEALDGKEKGFQATLNLAPEDAFGLRDESLVRSIPKADFPPGVKVGGQLEGRLDDGTEHLFTVMKIKGPVVLLDGNHPWAGKALKFSLQVTDVRAALPVEIEHRHVHGAHGHHH, translated from the coding sequence ATGAAAATCGAAAAAGACACAGTCGTCACCCTCAAGTACAAGGTCGCCGACGCCCAGGGCAAGCTCATCGAAGCCAGCCCCGAGCCGATGGCCTACCTGCATGGCGGCTACGAGAACACGCTGCCCAAGATCGAGGAAGCGCTCGATGGCAAGGAAAAAGGCTTCCAGGCCACGCTGAACCTCGCCCCTGAAGACGCCTTCGGCCTGCGCGACGAGTCGCTGGTGCGCAGCATCCCCAAGGCCGACTTTCCGCCGGGCGTGAAGGTGGGCGGGCAACTCGAGGGACGGCTCGACGATGGCACCGAACACCTCTTCACCGTGATGAAGATCAAGGGGCCGGTCGTGCTGCTCGACGGCAACCATCCATGGGCCGGCAAGGCCTTGAAGTTCAGCCTCCAGGTGACGGACGTGCGCGCGGCGCTGCCGGTGGAGATCGAGCATCGGCATGTGCATGGGGCGCACGGGCACCACCACTGA
- a CDS encoding CYTH and CHAD domain-containing protein has protein sequence MAAMEIEFKFHVPAQRLKAVEAALRRGSVVRTRLQARYFDTADQALAAQGIVLRLRKEGRRWVQTVKATGDNALHRLEHNVDLGAAAGSAAPAIDPQRHQGTPVGERLAQVLAASGAPLVERQSTDIVRLTRDVRTTGVGAAVVELALDVGKVIAHAGTPDERESPVCELELELKRGEVQGLVTLARRWSQQHGLWFSTVSKAERGARLLAKLDTVPAVRAAAPRFAERKDRLDGRAIQQAVVASCLAQMLPNASELAAGSTDEEQIHQLRIGIRRLRTALRELGPLDAGSGGFDAAQWEPPLVEAFRALGALRDREQIVKLAQPQLRDAGAPEFDPLAGDEAGADAPLSPGEVVRAPAFQSALVSLIGFTAATPAKPGDIAGEAAPESAPLNAGDAHRLLRKQLQRLHRQTVRDGRRFESLAPEDQHRTRKRLKRLRYLAEFVVPLFAAEGDAGRYLKRLRPAQDALGEFNDEAVALALYRDATGRDARAWFAVGWFSARHAAGAKACRKALGRIGKAPRFWKKKKN, from the coding sequence ATGGCCGCCATGGAAATCGAGTTCAAGTTTCATGTTCCCGCGCAGCGGCTGAAAGCCGTCGAGGCCGCCCTGCGGCGCGGCAGCGTGGTGCGCACCCGCCTGCAGGCGCGCTACTTCGACACCGCCGACCAGGCGCTGGCCGCCCAGGGCATCGTGCTGCGCCTGCGCAAGGAGGGGCGGCGCTGGGTGCAGACCGTCAAGGCCACCGGCGACAACGCACTGCACCGGCTGGAACACAACGTCGACCTTGGCGCAGCGGCGGGTAGCGCGGCCCCGGCCATCGACCCGCAGCGCCACCAGGGCACGCCAGTGGGCGAGCGGCTTGCGCAGGTGCTGGCCGCGAGCGGCGCGCCGCTGGTCGAACGCCAGTCCACCGACATCGTGCGGCTCACGCGCGACGTGCGCACCACGGGCGTCGGTGCGGCCGTGGTGGAGCTGGCGCTCGATGTCGGCAAGGTCATCGCCCATGCGGGCACGCCGGACGAGCGTGAATCGCCGGTGTGCGAGCTGGAGCTCGAACTCAAGCGCGGCGAGGTGCAGGGCCTCGTCACGCTGGCGCGCCGCTGGTCGCAGCAGCACGGCCTGTGGTTCAGCACCGTGTCCAAGGCCGAGCGCGGCGCGCGCCTGCTGGCGAAGCTGGACACGGTGCCGGCCGTCAGGGCCGCGGCGCCGCGCTTTGCCGAAAGGAAAGACCGACTCGACGGCCGCGCCATCCAGCAGGCCGTGGTCGCATCGTGCCTGGCCCAGATGCTGCCCAACGCGAGCGAGCTCGCCGCGGGCAGCACCGATGAAGAACAGATCCACCAGCTGCGCATCGGCATCCGGCGCCTGCGCACAGCGCTGCGCGAACTCGGGCCGCTCGATGCGGGCAGCGGAGGTTTCGATGCGGCCCAGTGGGAGCCGCCGCTGGTCGAGGCTTTCCGCGCGCTCGGCGCGCTGCGCGACCGCGAGCAGATCGTGAAGCTGGCGCAGCCGCAACTGCGCGATGCGGGCGCGCCGGAGTTCGATCCGCTGGCCGGCGATGAAGCGGGGGCCGATGCGCCGCTTTCACCCGGCGAAGTCGTGCGTGCGCCGGCATTCCAGTCGGCGCTGGTTTCGCTGATCGGTTTCACCGCGGCGACGCCAGCAAAACCCGGCGACATTGCGGGAGAAGCCGCGCCAGAATCAGCGCCGCTGAACGCCGGCGATGCGCACCGCCTCCTGCGCAAGCAGCTGCAGCGCCTGCACCGGCAGACCGTGCGCGACGGCCGGCGCTTCGAATCCCTGGCCCCCGAAGACCAGCACCGCACCCGCAAGCGGCTCAAACGGCTGCGCTACCTTGCCGAATTCGTGGTGCCGTTGTTTGCTGCCGAGGGGGACGCCGGGCGCTACCTGAAGCGCCTGCGCCCCGCGCAGGACGCACTCGGCGAATTCAACGACGAAGCCGTGGCGCTCGCGCTCTACCGGGACGCCACCGGTCGCGATGCGCGCGCATGGTTTGCCGTTGGCTGGTTCAGCGCGCGCCATGCGGCCGGCGCGAAGGCGTGCCGCAAGGCGCTGGGCAGGATCGGGAAGGCGCCGCGGTTCTGGAAGAAGAAGAAAAACTAA
- a CDS encoding amidase family protein → MATPLDPTTLLAAGAAQSAKALAAKQVSAVELCEAAIARIVALDGRLNAVVVRDFDRARRQAAEADAAFARGERRPLLGVPMTVKEAFNVAGLPTSWGLPPFRDFVPRQDAVAVARLKAAGAVILGKTNVPSALADWQCANPVYGRTVHPLDARRTPGGSSGGGAVAVATGMVALELGSDLTGSLRVPASFCGVYAHKPSHGLLPTRGFAFPGTEEALAALPSVIGPIGHCADDLSLALDVLAGPDAAHVAQGRLMLPAARHAAAKDWRVLVVSSHPQAAVAADVRAAVEGAGQRLAKAGASVARASDLLPDLAEVGDTYGRIVQTVLAHAEPDGRSPMQLRTWFDLLATRTRIRAQLRTLFMQFDAVLCPAAGCAAFEHMSEPDWKKRVLTIDGKPTPYDALAAWSSLASLGGLPATVAPAGFTADGLPLGVQIVGPYFEDRSTLALAGLLARNAAPGEQTGGAEDT, encoded by the coding sequence ATGGCCACGCCCCTCGACCCCACCACCCTCCTGGCCGCCGGAGCCGCACAGTCGGCCAAGGCACTGGCCGCCAAACAGGTGAGCGCGGTTGAATTGTGCGAAGCCGCCATCGCCCGCATCGTGGCGCTCGATGGCAGGCTCAACGCGGTGGTGGTGCGCGACTTCGATCGCGCGCGCCGCCAGGCCGCCGAAGCCGATGCGGCCTTCGCGCGCGGCGAGCGCCGGCCGCTGCTGGGCGTGCCGATGACGGTGAAGGAAGCCTTCAACGTCGCCGGCCTGCCGACCAGCTGGGGCCTGCCGCCGTTCCGCGATTTCGTGCCGCGGCAGGACGCCGTGGCCGTGGCGCGCCTCAAGGCGGCAGGCGCGGTGATTCTCGGCAAGACCAACGTGCCGTCGGCGCTGGCCGACTGGCAGTGCGCCAATCCGGTGTACGGCCGCACGGTGCACCCGCTCGACGCCAGGCGCACGCCGGGCGGCTCGTCGGGCGGCGGCGCGGTGGCGGTGGCCACCGGCATGGTGGCGCTGGAACTGGGCAGCGACCTGACGGGCTCGCTGCGCGTTCCCGCGAGCTTTTGCGGCGTGTACGCGCACAAGCCGAGCCATGGCCTGCTGCCGACGCGCGGCTTTGCGTTTCCGGGCACCGAGGAGGCGCTGGCGGCGCTGCCCTCGGTGATCGGGCCGATCGGCCATTGCGCGGACGACCTTTCGCTGGCGCTCGATGTGCTGGCCGGGCCCGATGCGGCCCACGTGGCGCAAGGCCGCCTCATGCTGCCGGCGGCGCGCCATGCGGCGGCGAAGGACTGGCGCGTGCTGGTGGTCAGCTCGCATCCGCAGGCCGCGGTGGCGGCCGACGTGCGCGCCGCCGTCGAAGGCGCCGGGCAGCGGCTGGCGAAGGCCGGGGCCTCGGTGGCCCGTGCCTCGGACCTGCTGCCCGATCTGGCCGAGGTCGGCGACACCTACGGACGGATCGTGCAGACCGTGCTCGCGCATGCCGAGCCCGACGGCCGTTCGCCGATGCAGCTACGCACCTGGTTCGACCTGCTGGCCACGCGCACGCGCATCCGTGCGCAGCTGCGCACGCTGTTCATGCAGTTCGACGCCGTGCTGTGCCCGGCGGCCGGTTGCGCGGCCTTCGAGCACATGAGCGAGCCTGATTGGAAGAAGCGTGTACTCACCATCGACGGAAAGCCCACGCCCTATGATGCACTGGCTGCCTGGTCCAGCCTTGCGAGCCTCGGCGGACTGCCCGCCACGGTCGCCCCCGCAGGCTTCACAGCCGACGGATTGCCGCTGGGCGTACAGATCGTCGGTCCGTATTTCGAGGACCGCAGCACCCTCGCCCTGGCCGGGCTGCTGGCAAGGAATGCTGCCCCCGGGGAACAAACTGGTGGAGCAGAAGACACCTAA
- a CDS encoding TetR/AcrR family transcriptional regulator yields MPRTSDARDRAIATAERLFRIQGFTATGLIQILKESGAPKGSFYFHFPRGKTQLAEEAIDRYVARRIDVLRKISANTAGDALKFVQQLFSTFAAEMVATDFQYGCLMQNLANELPSLDADLTQRVARGFVDSTAIVAEHFKACGFTPERASSTAAGLVAALEGARTIARLERTPDVFKALAEVCANRWAASEG; encoded by the coding sequence ATGCCACGTACATCCGACGCCCGTGATCGGGCGATTGCCACGGCCGAACGGCTTTTTCGGATCCAGGGCTTCACAGCGACCGGTTTAATTCAGATCCTTAAAGAAAGCGGAGCACCTAAAGGGTCGTTCTACTTTCACTTTCCGCGAGGCAAGACGCAGCTTGCAGAAGAAGCGATCGACCGTTACGTTGCGAGAAGAATTGACGTATTGCGCAAGATTTCCGCGAATACAGCGGGCGATGCGTTGAAGTTTGTGCAACAGCTTTTCAGCACGTTTGCGGCTGAAATGGTCGCCACAGATTTCCAATATGGGTGTCTGATGCAAAATTTGGCGAATGAGCTGCCCTCGCTCGACGCTGATCTGACCCAACGGGTGGCGCGCGGGTTTGTTGATTCAACGGCGATAGTTGCGGAGCATTTCAAGGCATGCGGATTCACACCTGAGCGTGCATCTTCTACAGCCGCTGGGTTGGTTGCTGCTCTCGAAGGCGCGCGAACAATTGCTCGTTTGGAACGTACGCCGGACGTATTCAAGGCGCTGGCGGAGGTCTGTGCCAACAGATGGGCCGCCTCCGAGGGGTAG
- a CDS encoding alpha/beta fold hydrolase yields the protein MIHGVNGLDVHILEGGYESPGRPLALLLHGFPDLAYGWRHLIPMLADAGYHVVAPDLRGFGRTTGWVNGFDTPLAPFSLLNMTRDALGLVSALGYRQTAMLVGHDFGSPVAAFCALARPDVFSSVVLMSAPFPGAPAFPFNTADSQPAPVQPTNESLKLAAALAALDPPRVSYLQYLSSRAANNDMWHPPEGLHAFLRAFFYVKSGDWPGNKPHRLKARTATEFAQMPTYYVMELGKTMPQTVAPFQPSAAEILAGKWLTEPELAVYTDEYGRTGFQGALQTYRVYSDPDLNAELRLFSGRTIDVPSLFIGGTKDWATYSAPGSLELMKSKATTRMGDIELIEGAGHWIQQEQPGRLSSLLLAFMKDLGGANRIAG from the coding sequence ATGATCCACGGAGTCAACGGCCTCGACGTCCATATCCTCGAAGGCGGATATGAAAGCCCAGGCCGACCCCTCGCGCTGCTTTTGCACGGCTTTCCAGACCTGGCTTACGGCTGGCGACATCTGATCCCGATGCTGGCCGACGCCGGATACCATGTGGTGGCTCCCGACCTGCGCGGCTTTGGCCGTACCACTGGCTGGGTGAACGGCTTTGACACCCCACTTGCACCGTTCAGCCTTTTGAATATGACGCGCGATGCGCTCGGGCTTGTTTCCGCACTGGGTTATCGGCAAACGGCGATGCTCGTTGGGCACGACTTTGGCTCGCCTGTGGCAGCATTTTGCGCACTGGCTCGACCGGACGTCTTCAGCTCGGTGGTGCTGATGAGCGCACCTTTCCCGGGTGCTCCAGCGTTTCCGTTCAATACAGCTGACAGTCAACCAGCACCAGTTCAACCGACAAACGAAAGTCTCAAGCTTGCAGCAGCACTGGCGGCCCTTGATCCGCCGCGAGTGTCCTATTTACAGTACCTGAGTTCTCGTGCCGCGAACAACGACATGTGGCACCCCCCGGAAGGACTACATGCCTTTCTTCGTGCATTTTTCTACGTCAAGAGCGGTGACTGGCCAGGAAATAAGCCGCATCGGCTGAAAGCGCGAACCGCCACAGAATTTGCGCAAATGCCAACGTACTACGTCATGGAACTTGGCAAAACGATGCCGCAGACGGTCGCTCCTTTCCAACCCTCTGCCGCAGAAATCTTGGCTGGCAAATGGCTCACCGAGCCGGAACTTGCGGTATATACGGACGAGTATGGCCGCACCGGGTTCCAAGGCGCCCTGCAAACCTATCGGGTCTATTCCGATCCTGATCTGAACGCTGAACTCCGCCTGTTTTCGGGCAGGACCATCGATGTCCCATCGCTCTTCATAGGCGGAACGAAAGATTGGGCCACCTATTCGGCGCCGGGCTCGCTCGAGCTGATGAAGTCAAAGGCGACAACGAGAATGGGTGACATCGAGTTGATCGAAGGCGCCGGACATTGGATACAACAGGAGCAGCCGGGTCGGCTTAGCAGCCTCCTGCTCGCCTTCATGAAGGATCTGGGCGGGGCGAATCGGATTGCTGGCTAG
- a CDS encoding VOC family protein — protein MANKQIFVNLAVKNLDKSKAFFAALGYTFNEKFTDANAACMVIQEGSIHAMLLAEDFFKTFTSKSLADTSKSTEVLLCLSCESRAEVDEMVAKAVAAGGTVPREPQDYGFMYGHGFQDIDGHLWELMHMDPNVEVTHQNA, from the coding sequence ATGGCCAACAAGCAGATCTTCGTGAACCTCGCCGTCAAGAACCTCGACAAGTCCAAGGCGTTCTTTGCCGCGCTGGGCTACACCTTCAACGAGAAGTTCACCGACGCCAACGCCGCCTGCATGGTGATCCAGGAAGGCAGCATCCACGCCATGCTGCTGGCCGAAGACTTCTTCAAGACCTTCACGAGCAAGAGCCTTGCCGACACCAGCAAGAGCACCGAGGTGCTGCTGTGCCTCTCGTGCGAAAGCCGCGCCGAGGTCGACGAAATGGTGGCCAAGGCGGTGGCCGCGGGCGGCACGGTGCCGCGCGAGCCGCAGGACTACGGCTTCATGTACGGCCACGGCTTCCAGGACATCGACGGCCACCTGTGGGAGCTGATGCACATGGACCCGAACGTCGAAGTGACCCATCAGAACGCGTGA